A region from the Pempheris klunzingeri isolate RE-2024b chromosome 17, fPemKlu1.hap1, whole genome shotgun sequence genome encodes:
- the slc16a3a gene encoding monocarboxylate transporter 4-like, whose translation MGGVAGEVAAGGVKAPDGGWGWAVLAGCFVITGFSYAFPKAVSVFFKELIREFGVGYSDTAWISSILLAMLYGTGPLCSVLVNRFGCRPVMMVGGLFASLGMILASFSTSIIHIYLSIGVVTGLGLALNFQPSLIMLNRYFSEKRPLANGLSAAGSPVALCCLSPLGQVLQYQYGWRGGFLILGGILLNCCVCGALMKPLVAPKTLKAMDLDQDTKEGTEGAEEKKPKSKLLDFSVFKNCGFLIYTVAASIMVLGLFVPPVFVVSYAKELGNEDTKSALLLSILGFIDIFARPTCGVIAGLKWVRPRCVYLFSFALIFNGTTDLLGSQAKDYNSLVVFCIFFGISYGMVGALQFEVLMTVVGTEKFSSAIGLVLLMEAIAVLVGPPGAGRLLDATKNYMYVFLLAGSEVVLSAVVLATCNFLFIRTASLTPADKLENITVTDEAKTGVCSEPAEMTDEEEKGAREEQEKETKKEAIKEVKEKEELDKEKVEAVVSENSTVDSQEVERFLTEPQQNGDKAACPETSL comes from the exons ATGGGAGGTGTGGCGGGGGAGGTGGCTGCGGGAGGGGTGAAGGCTCCAGATGGAGGGTGGGGCTGGGCGGTGCTGGCCGGCTGTTTTGTCATCACGGGCTTCTCCTACGCTTTCCCTAAGGCGGTCAGTGTCTTCTTCAAAGAGCTGATCAGGGAGTTTGGGGTGGGATACAGCGACACTGCCTGGATCTCCTCCATACTGCTGGCCATGCTGTACGGCACAG GTCCTCTGTGCAGCGTACTGGTAAACCGCTTCGGCTGCCGTCCAGTGATGATGGTGGGCGGCCTCTTTGCCTCCTTGGGAATGATCCtggcctccttctccaccaGCATCATCCACATCTACCTCTCTATTGGGGTCGTCACAG GTTTGGGGTTAGCCCTGAACTTCCAACCATCTCTGATTATGCTCAACCGCTACTTCAGTGAGAAGCGTCCTCTGGCCAATGGGctatcagcagcaggaagcccTGTAGCCCTGTGCTGCCTCTCGCCACTGGGCCAGGTCCTCCAGTACCAGTATGGCTGGAGGGGGGGCTTCCTCATCTTGGGTGGCATTCTACTCAACTGTTGTGTGTGCGGGGCCCTGATGAAGCCTCTGGTCGCCCCAAAGACACTCAAGGCCATGGACCTGGACCAGGACACCAAAGAAGGAACAGAGGGCGCAGAGGAGAAGAAGCCCAAATCCAAACTACTGGACTTCTCTGTGTTCAAAAACTGTGGGTTTCTCATCTACACTGTGGCAGCGTCCATCATGGTTCTGGGGCTGTTTGTGCCTCCGGTGTTTGTTGTGAGCTATGCTAAGGAGCTGGGGAACGAGGACACCaaatctgctctgctgctctctatCCTGGGCTTCATTGACATTTTTGCGCGGCCCACGTGTGGTGTGATTGCCGGACTGAAATGGGTGCGGCCTCGTTGTGTCTACCTCTTCAGCTTTGCTTTAATCTTCAATGGAACCACTGATCTGTTGGGATCACAA GCAAAGGACTATAATTCGCTCGTGGTCTTTTGCATCTTCTTTGGCATCTCCTATGGCATGGTGGGAGCGCTGCAGTTTGAGGTTCTCATGACAGTAGTTGGTACTGAGAAGTTCTCCAGTGCCATCGGCCTGGTCCTCCTCATGGAGGCCATTGCAGTGCTGGTTGGCCCACCTGGAGCAG GCCGACTTCTTGATGCCACCAAGAACTACATGTATGTCTTCCTGCTGGCAGGGAGCGAGGTGGTCCTCTCAGCTGTGGTTTTGGCTACTTGTAACTTTCTGTTTATCAGAACCGCATCCTTAACACCAGCAGACAAGCTTGAGAACATCACGGTGACTGATGAAGCCAAGACAGGGGTGTGCAGCGAACCTGCAGAGATGActgatgaagaggaaaaaggagcAAGAGAGGAGCAAGAGAAGGAGACAAAGAAGGAGGCGATAAAGGAGGtaaaggagaaggaggagctAGACAAAGAGAAAGTAGAGGCAGTCGTGTCAGAGAACTCAACAGTGGATTCACAGGAAGTGGAAAGGTTCTTGACAGAACCACAACAAAATGGTGACAAGGCCGCCTGTCCTGAAACAAGCCTGTGA